DNA from Stegostoma tigrinum isolate sSteTig4 chromosome 8, sSteTig4.hap1, whole genome shotgun sequence:
TCAGTGTTAGCCGTTCGGGAGCGAATGCAGAAACCGTTTCCAACTTCCTGTAATGTTACAGCACATGCAGAAAGGTTGTGACACTCTGCAATCTAGGGTGACTTTATTAGCCTCATCTCCTTGCCCTTTCCCCGAATTCCTGCAAGGATTTTCTCTTTAGACTATTACGTACTTCCCCTTTTAAAGTCAGGCTGGGAGCTAAACTAACGGAATGGTTTTTACCCTGATTCGGATCTGAGCCCCAGCACTCCCGTGTCCTCCTGTGTAGTGGCTTTGGTTCGAAGTCATCATTGCTTCATTTTGTTCTGTCTTTGCTATCTGTTGCTGCCTGAAACCCCATTCAAGACCGAACACTGAGCCGGATGAACATCGAAGCAGATCCTCTCACTGGTAAGCTGTAGACTGACGCTGACCAGCTCAGAGTTCTCTCTAACACATGCCGCACATGCAGTCAGTTATCGCTCTCTGCCTGTCAGTCTGCGTTCAACAACACCAAAACCCCAGCCAGTCACGGTACTGAGCCCAGTTCTCCCATTCTGGACTGAGCCACAGCGCCGTTCCCTGTTTGTAGAGGTTGTAAAGCAATGCTGTAGAGATTTGCGATCTCCACCTGGGCTTTCTTTCCTCTCATGTGGCAACATGAGCCAGTGTAACGGGACGGCGATCAGCTTTCTGTCTCGGATTTTACCCGCTGTGAACAAGACGGCGAATTTGCTACAAAAAGCTGTGGAGACGACCACGTCGGCGGTGAGTTGGCTGGGTCCAGAAGAAGGCGATTATAATCCCGCAGGGAATGTCACCAACTCCACCGGGGACATGGAGCACCTCTTCCGGTATTCATTCTCCGACAATGGATTGCTGTACAAGGAATATAAAGCCCCGGCTCGGGACGCCATCCCGTTGCCAAAGGCTGTGCTTTACCTGTTGATGGCAGCCTTAGTGGTGGTGGCTGTGGTTTACGCTATTGTTGGGCATCTCATTAAGGACCTTGTGCACGACTTTGTGGGTGAGTAGCTGGACTCGTCACTAACCGATACAAACCATTTGTACAAACCAACACCGAGGCGTCCTTTAAACTCACAGATAGATATCATGTGAAAAGTTTTACGAGTGAACATAGACGCGATTGTTTTTTCATTTTGAATGTCCGCCCAAACCGACCGAGTGGGTAGTAATATTTGAGGCTGCAGTTAAAATGATCATCAATCCTACTACTGGTGATAATTGCAGTGATCACCCTCGGTAATATGAATGGTTTCTGAACGCTCTCAGCTTACTTAGAACTAAAAGGAGTTAAACAAAGAACTTAGAACTAAAAGAAGTTAAACCGTGAATAATCCGACAACATTTTGTTTCAACAAACTCAAAAAGCTTTACGATTTAACTAATGTaatcattttaaattgttttgtttcattttcccgCATCTTTCCCTTTGGAATCCCACACGGGTACAGGGAGCTTTGTTGCCTTTTGACTGGTGTCTTTACTGATAATATAACAGCAATTCCAAATTAAACAGACAGATTGTCAGGTACTAATTTTTATCAAACGTCGTGCGTCAGGACTCGCTTTATTTCAGGAGCACACTTGCTTCGCTACTCAGCTTACACGGAACAACTTCGTGTGATCAAAGTTGGACCACCGAAGAAACGTTACTTACATTAAAATAGATCCAAATACTCTTCTGTTCAGCTGAAATAAAATATCATTTACAAGCACCCCGGGAGGACCGGTACCCAAATTAAACAATGAACAGCATGAAACTAAAGGGTTTAAGTTGGTAATGAAATATATTCTATAAGCTTCCCTCTTCTAATAATACAAGCAACGCACTATGTTATTTTCCTACCAACAGGTATATTGTGTAACCGCGCGTAAAAACTGAAGGTTTGGAGCCAGTTGATATCATTAGGGGAAAAATAAACCCGAAAGAActggaatgctggaaatcagaaacaaaatcaaaagcagaaattgctggaaaaactcaacagggctagcagtatttgtgaagaagggtcactggatccgaaacgttaactccgatttctctccacagatgctggcagacctgctgagtttttccagcaacttatgcttttggttttgacattattaaaataaatatatttgaaaTTTGATATCTAAATTCTAGAACAAGAATCTTAGCATGATTTAAAAACACAAAGTAGAAAAGAGGCAGCAAGTGAAATGCCAGCCATGTTGTGGTTGCTGTTTGACAAGTCAAATATTACAGATAAATATTAAGGAGATACAATTCAGGTTGTTCACAATTAAGGATATATAATTTTTAAGAGGGAGTTAGGGTCATCTGAAGAGGGAAAAGTCATTGGGAAGTCACCAGAACTAGATTTGGCACAGTACTATATTAGCACTGAATTTTTAAATCGATAGTCAACTGTTCATAAAGGAACACCCGCTTTCACCTGTAACACATTTCTTACAAAGTACAGTGCATTCACCACAGCCAGAAACAGTTCCAATCTGTTCTATTTTACAGTCTTTGACTGACATTGTAATCCTTTGTTGAACATAATTTCCTCCAGCCAAGTTTGTTATTCTAAAACAATTTTAAATCAAGAAGAATAGATTATTAAAAATTTTTTGTAGCAAATGTAACCAACTTTATCAGTTCATCAGCTGTAATTTCAATCTCCCATAAATCCAAGTACTTGATCCATTTTGCCTTTAAAAAGTAGCACAATTCCATCACTCACTTTATCAACATACAATCCAGTTGACCTCCCATCTGTTACCATTATTGCCTAAAGACATCAGGCAGTTGCTGGAAGAGATTGTGTCTTGTACAACACTAACAATAACTTTGAAATTCTCTGACCTGTTAATATTGGGAGGGATAGATGCTTTCCTGTTCCCCATTGTCTTTGCAGACTGTTTTTTTAAAGCAAACTGCTTAGAACAGTTTAAACTCAGTCTAGACTCCAGCGAAAGTCTATAAAGCCTGCTTGAATACAAAACAACTTTGCATTTAGTAGTTTAGTAAATATTATGTTGCACTCATTTAAACCTGTATCGCCAATTCCAGAATCGATGTGTTTCTGGAAAGTGAAAGTGAAATGTTTGAGTTTGAAATGTAGTTACTAGAGTAATACAatacggaaatagacccttcgaactgtccagtccatgtcaaccataatctcgataatgtggaaacaggacattcagtCCACACTAAccgtctgaagaacatcccactcagccccaccccatctctataaccctgcatttcccatggctaatttacctgcacctccctggacactatgggcaatttaggatggccaatccacatatttcgcacatctttggactgtgggaagaaactggagcacctggaggaaactcacacagacactgaaAGGGCTCTTTCAGTGGAAACTCTGCACTGGCAGTCACCTGATGTTGGAATTGACCCAAGTCGCTGGTGCTGGGGTCGCAGTGCTGActagtgagccaccatgccaccctaaagcTAAACCCAGGTCCCATGCTGAACTAGTCTCACTTGTCTGCACTTCagccttatccctccaaacatttcttattcatgtacttagttaaatgtcttttaaatgttgtaactgtacccacatccaccacttactctgaaagttcattccacatatgaaccactctgtgtgtaaaaaaaaatgccactcatgtctttttaactctttctcctctcacgttaaaaataggccgcctcgtcttgaaatcccccaattagggaaaaggcctttcctattcatctttTCTCAACCTCTGAtgaccttataaacctctataaggttacctctcaatctcctacagtCCTGTGAGAATGATTACTGTGTAGTTTTCACACCTCAAATTCAAatggtttcttttaaaaaaaatactgaaatatgtttttttttaaaggaaggcAGTTTTGTTTGAGTCTATTTGCCAGTAAGAAGTATTATGGTGGATATCAAGGGCTAGTGCAATCCTTGTAGACAAAAGGATATCAACCATTACAGAACAGCTAGTGAGACATATTCACTCTACTAATCTGTAGATGATTACTAGTGAAAGACATTTAGATCTAGTTTTCAGAGCTTACTTTTTAACAAGGGAGTGACTTGACTAAAATTTTGCTCAGCTTCACACTGATTTTAACTGTAGTTCATACTTCAGTGTTTAGTATTGTGTACAGCTAGTCACAGTTATTATTGGAGCAAATATGGCAGACAGTTAGGACATGAGAGTAATCAGTGCGAATGATGAGTTAACCCGTTATTTTAAAGATGCACCAGCAAAATTTTTACGTTTCTTAATTCAAATGAATTAGGTAGACAGGGACGACTGGTTTTTAACAAATATCTTGAAATGTGACAATTCCCTTCGGGCTGCACTGAAATTTTGGACAAGATTATGTTCTTAAATCCAAACAAAAGACATTACTTAGTTAAGTAAGGCCTTACTTTAATCATTATAAAATGGAATGCCTTGAATTTGCTGATAAGTCATAGCCTAAGTCACCTTCAAGCTTCAACAATACTGATGACAAACATGTAATACAGTCAATAACAGTTCCTTCAGGTTTTTACAGTATGGAAAGAAACTATAAAGTGTGCAGTGGTAACATCATAGGACTAGTAATCCTGAGGCTCAGGCTAATTTTCTGGGGACAtggtgggttcaaatcccaccatggtagcaTTAATAAATtttgaattaaaagctagtctcagtaatggtgaggtaacaaggtgtagagctgcatgaacacagcaggccaaacagcatcagaggagcgggaaggttgacattttgggcctaggcccttcttcagaaataggggaggggaagggggttctgaaataaatagggagagagggagagagggggagacagatggaagatggatagaggagaagataggtagagaggagacagacaggtcaaagaggcagggatggagtcagtaaaggtgattTAGATTgcgagttagggaggagataggtcagtccagggaggatggacaggtcaacggggtgagatgaggttagtaggtaggagatggtggtggggcttgaggtgggaggaggggataggtgggaggaaggacaggttagggaggcggggaaaagctgggctggttttgggatgcgatgggggaggggagattttgaaacttgtggagtctacagtgataccattgggctgcaaggttcccaagcggaatatgagttgctgttcctgcaaccttcgggtgacattgttgtggcactgcatgaggcccagagAGATCCAATGAGttttttccggagggaggagggtaacttcttcaaggtaggtaTCTACTTACGtcaccacccaaaggttgcaggaacagcacctcatattctgctcgggaaccctgcagcccaatggtatcaatgtagacttcacaagcttcaaaatctcccctcccccaactgtgtcccaaaaccagcccagcttttccccaccttcctaacctgcccttcctcctacatatcccctcctcccacctcaagccccaaccccatctcctatctactaacctcttcccgccccattgacctgtccatcctccctgaactgacctatctcctccctaactccccacctacactcacctttactggctccatccccgtctctttgacctgtctgtctcctctccacctatcttctcctctatccatcttctatcaccctctctccctatttatttcagaacccccttcccctcccccatttctgaagatgggcctaggcccgaaatgtcaacctttctgctcctatgatgctgcttggcctgctatattcatccagctctacacatagttatctcagattctccagcatttgctgttccaACTATCTCAGTAATGCAGACCATACAACTATAATTGATTGTTATTAAAACTCATTCGATTCAATAATGTCCATTAGGgatggaaatttgccatccttacctagtctgatcTACATATATGCTAGGCCAAAAGCAATATGGGTGACTCTTATTTGTCTTTTGAGATGGTCTGGAAAACCACTCAGCACAATATAGTTACACCCACATTCCATCAAACGAGCAAAAAAATGCAAGACCCTTGATAAGATGTGTCCTTGAAACACTAAATTTCAAGGtaatcaaaatgaataaaaatgcgCAAATTGATTCCTTAATGGTACAACATTAGGAGAAAATACATATCTTTGCTGAAATACAAACATTTAGAAAAAGCTAGTTACTTTGCAAATCAAATTTTTAATAGATATTTTATTCACTAAAAAATTGAAAGCTGACTAAAATACTTTTGAACTTTGCCCACCTCTGCCCCTATGTCTCCCTCATAGCTACTAAGTTAGTTATTTATGCTTTCATTATCAGTTTTGCCAATGTTCCCCATTGGACTTTTGAACTCTATCTGTATAAGGTTTTACTAATCTAAAATTTTCTACCAAACCACCAACTTCGTCCTACACAATGTATTACTCCTATACTTCCTCTATCCTAGTCAATTTCCATTGTCACCTACTTCCTAGTGTCTTGAATTTGGAATCCTTCTACAACCGTGCCCCCAGCTTTTCATTAACCATGTATTTTATGGTCTTCTCCAAGTAATCAAACACACATATTAGCTTGGGTCAGTTGTAACAGTCTTGGCTTTGATTCAGAAGGCTTCGTGTTCAACCCCCCCCTTTCTGTGTACTTGAATATAGAGAGTTCTTTACTGTTACATGTGTCATTTCTTTAGAAGGAACATTAAAGTGGGGCTGTATCTGTTCAAGTGGATGTTTAACATCAATGGTACCACCAAGAGAAAAGTCGGTAAACCTTTCCAGTGCCCTGGCCGACGTTTCTGTGTCAACTTGCATGTTTTAGGAATTGTTGATTTTCTAGCCAGCATTGTTACATTTTAGTGCCAAATCAATTTCCATATATTTAAAACAAATGGCTGCTCACAGGTTTCAGGTAATGAGATATTTATTATTTCTTGGATTTTGTGTTAACTTTCAGCTTTTCttaaaaggagtcatgaaataTACAGAGGTTAcagtgggcagcacagtgactcagtggttagcactgctgctgtctcacagcgccagggacccgtgcTCGACTTTGTCCACagttaactgtctgtgtggagcttgcacattcttcccgtgtctgtgtgggtttcctctgggtgctctggctacctcccacagaccaaagatgtgcaggctaggtggattggctgtgctaaattgcccggattgttcagggaagtgtagtttaggtgggttatagggggatgggtctgagtggaatgctttcagggttggtgtggacctgttgggcagaagggcctgtttccacaacgTAGGGATTCGATGAAAAAAAAGGGGTCTCAGTTTGACATCTAACATGctgtagaggtgctggtgtgggactgggttggacaatatcagaaatcacatgacaccagcaggcttatgtgaaaacacaagctttcagagatttgctccttcttcaggtgttcgtGAACAAAGAatgaagctctgaaagcttgtgttttcaaataagcctgtcggactataacctattgtcatgtgatttctgacctttaaCATCAGACAGCCAGTGTCTATGATAGTTTTGCATTGGAAATGAAACCTAGATTTTTGTGCAAACATCTTTAAAGTGACATTGAATGCAGAACCATCCAACTCTCAAAGGTGAGAGTACTGCCAAATGATCCACAGTTAATAAGTGGAGGAAAAGAGACAAAAGAGTGGGGAGAGAAGCAGTCAAGTTTGAGTGAAGAGCAAcaatgaaagagaaagagagagaattggAATTCTGACAGGCAATGAGAGATTTAAGAAACAAGACAACAGGACGAGCCAAGGAAAATAGCAGAAATGAGCACATGTGGGCattccagaaaggagagagaatgaagcataaaatgttagcaaAGGGTTTATGCTGGAGTAATAAACCGTAGTAAGTTGTGAAATTCAGTTTAATAAATCTGGTAATTTGTGAGCTAGTATCAGATAGAATtattgtgaatggtgttggattGTTGTAAAGACATCCTTGTTCACTGTTGGAGCCTGCTACCTCTATCAGTTCATTCAGTCTTATCTTCCACATGACGTGGCAGACTATTATTTCTTATTCAGTCAGTTTCAGCTGTCTATTATTCTCAATGTATTCAATTTTACTCATTTGTTATCTCCAACTAACCAGTACAACCTACCTCTTATTTCTCACGTAATTAGTCTTATGTATCTGCTATTTTCTGTGATCACTCCCTTTGTATTCCATGACATCAGATCGGTATATCTGTCATATTCCATAGAACGAATCCTAGAGAATCTGTTACTCTGCATATAATAAGGCCATTTCATGAGTTATGAACCATCTAATTAGTTCCATGCATCTATTATCCTCCGCAATCAACTCTACAGATGTGTTTTTCTATGTGAATATTACTATGGATTTGTCATTTTCCATTTAATTGCTGCCACCATGTGTTCTTTTTTGAGAGCAATGTGACACTGAATTGAAAttaatatttgaaaaatatttataaGATGGATGATAAATGTTTAAGATGAACCTTAAAGGAAAATGTACTCTGTTAGTTGGCCTTAGAAATTCAAGTTAAAAGCTAAAAAATTTCTGAATGTTATTTTCTGATCTATTTGATTTGCTCCCCACATTGCTGTTAATATTTGTGTAGCATTTCTTCAGGTGCAACATGTCATCTGGAAAACTGTCATTCATTAATTTTCTAATTTAGATGGTAATTAGTTGCAGGGGAATGAACTGATTATGTCAGTTATATAATAATTCCTATTCTGTAACTGCTATCACATCAGGTTGCAGATATTGTAAATGGATGAGCTGCCTTAGTACAAATTATTCCTATTCTACTGATATAGAAGAACAATGATAAGAAATGTTTCTGCTGGTAGCATAATCAAGCTGGGGTTGAATTGTTGTTAGCGACACTGTCCTTTTGTTCTCCTTTCTGGTTTCCTTTCTATACaatgctcttttttttaaacagattggTTATTTGGACCAACTCCAGATGACAGCAGCAATAAAAGCGATTTGAAATGCATTTCCAGTAGCTTGAATGACGTAAATAGCCAGCACCATGGAGGAGGTGAAAAAACAGATGAACTGGTGATTTTCATAGAAGATCATTTATATTTACCTCAGGACACATGAAAGTGACTGAACTATCAATGTGAGAACACAATGACATAGGAATACAGGTTATTCTTCTTTAGTTATTGAAATCATAATGATAAACTGAATCCAGCATTTTCTATCCCCCAACTCTCAAATACAGAATAAACTTGGACATGATAATGACAAGGGAAATGTTCATGTTTGCTCAGCTGTCATCAGAACATTAATTGTGAGTAACGACACCCATAGCTTTGGACTTGGTAATTGATGATTTTTTTATATTCAAATATTTTCTTGACATTGCTTTTGTATATCACGTGGATGTGGAAAAAGGAGCAATGTCATTTACCGGCACAATCAACAAGGGGCCTACTCCTGGAGGAGTTTTCATCTCAGGGACTAGTGTCCCTTTAAAATTTCAACACAAATATGAACTGTGTACCAACTACTGATTgttgtttaaaattatttcaatta
Protein-coding regions in this window:
- the LOC125456546 gene encoding uncharacterized protein LOC125456546; translated protein: MSQCNGTAISFLSRILPAVNKTANLLQKAVETTTSAVSWLGPEEGDYNPAGNVTNSTGDMEHLFRYSFSDNGLLYKEYKAPARDAIPLPKAVLYLLMAALVVVAVVYAIVGHLIKDLVHDFVDWLFGPTPDDSSNKSDLKCISSSLNDVNSQHHGGGEKTDELVIFIEDHLYLPQDT